A genomic stretch from Streptomyces venezuelae ATCC 10712 includes:
- a CDS encoding globin domain-containing protein, translating to MEAPTTPSGDGYGYGSGAGAGASAAGGGQGGGWFVRGPKEARVPRQPGRPETDRSAPESAPRPTERRPAQSPAPGPAPAPGPAPTPAPVPSPTDLLRRTMAEIEPIADQVTSYFYALLFLRHPALRDLFPAAMDTQRDRLFKALLTAATHADDPATLTRYLTHLGRGHRKYGTLPEHYPAVGEALIGALTRYAPETWGPRTEAAWVSAYTTISQIMIDAATDDELRAPAWWQAEVVAHVMRTKDVAVVTVRPDGPYPFLAGQYTSVETPWWPRVWRHYSFASAPRSDGLLSFHVKAVPAGWVSNALVHRARTGDVIRLGPPAGSMTVDHTSDNGLLCLGGGTGIAPIKALVEDVAQHGRRRSVDVFYGARRDHGLYDIDTMLRLQQSHPWLSVRPVVDDGPVGLLSGGIPQAVREFGPWHSHDAYLSGPPGMIRSGVDTLVGIGIPTHRIRHDAIEELVGATT from the coding sequence ATGGAAGCTCCGACCACCCCGTCGGGCGACGGCTACGGATACGGCTCCGGTGCCGGCGCCGGTGCCTCTGCCGCCGGCGGCGGTCAGGGCGGGGGCTGGTTCGTGCGAGGCCCGAAGGAAGCGCGCGTGCCCCGGCAACCCGGGCGACCGGAGACCGACCGGTCTGCCCCGGAATCCGCGCCCCGCCCGACGGAACGCCGCCCCGCCCAGAGCCCGGCCCCGGGCCCCGCACCGGCACCGGGCCCCGCACCGACACCGGCACCAGTCCCCTCCCCCACGGACCTGCTGCGTCGCACCATGGCCGAGATCGAACCGATCGCCGACCAGGTCACCTCGTACTTCTACGCGCTGCTCTTCCTCCGCCATCCCGCTCTGCGCGACCTCTTCCCCGCCGCGATGGACACCCAGCGCGACCGGCTGTTCAAGGCCCTGCTCACCGCCGCGACCCACGCGGACGACCCCGCCACGCTGACCCGGTACCTGACCCATCTCGGCCGCGGGCACCGCAAGTACGGCACCCTCCCCGAGCACTACCCCGCCGTCGGCGAGGCCCTGATCGGCGCCCTCACCCGCTACGCCCCCGAGACCTGGGGTCCACGGACCGAGGCCGCGTGGGTGAGCGCGTACACCACGATCTCCCAGATCATGATCGACGCGGCGACCGACGACGAACTCCGTGCGCCCGCCTGGTGGCAGGCGGAGGTGGTCGCCCACGTCATGCGCACCAAGGACGTCGCGGTCGTCACGGTCCGGCCCGACGGCCCCTACCCCTTCCTCGCCGGCCAGTACACGTCCGTGGAGACCCCCTGGTGGCCGCGGGTCTGGCGGCACTACTCGTTCGCCTCCGCGCCCCGGTCCGACGGACTCCTCTCCTTCCACGTCAAGGCCGTACCGGCGGGCTGGGTCTCCAACGCCCTCGTCCACCGCGCCCGCACCGGAGACGTCATCCGGCTGGGTCCTCCCGCCGGCTCCATGACCGTGGACCACACCAGTGACAACGGGCTGCTGTGTCTCGGCGGCGGCACCGGCATCGCGCCCATCAAGGCGCTCGTGGAAGACGTCGCCCAGCACGGCCGGCGCCGCTCCGTCGACGTGTTCTACGGCGCCCGCCGGGACCACGGCCTCTACGACATCGACACGATGCTCCGGCTTCAGCAGTCGCACCCGTGGCTCTCGGTGCGTCCGGTCGTCGACGACGGACCCGTCGGCCTGCTGTCCGGCGGAATCCCGCAGGCCGTGCGCGAGTTCGGCCCGTGGCACAGCCACGACGCCTACCTGTCCGGCCCGCCCGGCATGATCCGGAGCGGCGTCGACACCCTCGTGGGCATCGGCATACCCACCCACCGCATACGGCACGACGCCATCGAAGAACTGGTCGGGGCAACGACGTGA
- a CDS encoding tellurite resistance/C4-dicarboxylate transporter family protein, which translates to MSERSPSGSAGRWATLPPATGSAVMATGILSVGLHLTGFELLSVVALWLASALWLLLTIGFTALFLGDRRRWRTSAGTPPALTAVAATTVLGVRYELLGWTPVAVGLLVLAALVWPVLLIAVLRHLTRRAPGAAFLICVATQGLAVLSAVLAPTCGDWLAWAALPLFLLGLVLYGDALTRFDFGQVVRGAGDHWIAGGAMAISALAGSKLLASGVWSGGAETALRTTTLVLLALDLIWYVVLLGGEIVRPRPGYDLLRWATVFPLGMTAVAALSTSAATGVGWLDSLGRVLLWIAVAVCLLTAYGFARAR; encoded by the coding sequence ATGAGCGAGCGCAGCCCGTCCGGGTCGGCCGGTCGATGGGCCACTTTGCCGCCCGCGACCGGATCCGCGGTCATGGCGACCGGCATCCTGTCGGTCGGCCTGCACCTCACCGGGTTCGAACTGCTGTCGGTGGTGGCCCTGTGGCTGGCGTCGGCGCTGTGGCTGCTGCTCACGATCGGCTTCACGGCGCTGTTCCTCGGCGACCGGCGGCGCTGGCGGACGAGCGCCGGCACCCCTCCCGCGCTCACCGCCGTGGCCGCCACGACCGTGCTCGGCGTGCGCTACGAACTCCTCGGCTGGACACCGGTCGCGGTCGGGCTGCTCGTCCTCGCCGCGCTGGTGTGGCCGGTGCTCCTGATCGCCGTGCTGCGCCACCTGACACGGCGGGCGCCGGGCGCGGCGTTCCTGATCTGCGTGGCCACCCAGGGGCTCGCGGTGCTCTCCGCCGTGCTGGCGCCGACGTGCGGTGACTGGCTCGCGTGGGCGGCGCTCCCGCTCTTCCTGCTGGGGCTCGTGCTGTACGGCGACGCGTTGACCCGGTTCGACTTCGGGCAGGTCGTGAGGGGGGCCGGTGACCACTGGATCGCGGGCGGCGCGATGGCGATCTCGGCGCTCGCCGGATCCAAGCTGCTCGCCTCGGGCGTGTGGTCGGGCGGCGCGGAGACGGCGCTGCGGACGACGACGCTCGTCCTCCTGGCGCTCGACCTGATCTGGTACGTGGTGCTGCTGGGCGGCGAGATCGTCCGGCCGCGCCCGGGCTACGACCTGCTCCGCTGGGCCACGGTCTTCCCGCTCGGCATGACGGCGGTGGCGGCGCTCTCGACCTCGGCCGCGACGGGGGTGGGCTGGCTGGATTCGCTGGGCCGGGTACTGCTGTGGATCGCCGTCGCCGTCTGCCTCCTCACGGCGTACGGCTTCGCGCGCGCACGCTGA
- a CDS encoding histidine phosphatase family protein: MGDLLLIRHGATEWSASGRHTGRTDLPLTPDGEAEARTLAASFSGRSFAFVLTSPLRRARHTAELAGLRGAVADEDLCEWDYGGYEGLTTARIQRDRPSWSLWRDGVAPYADGRPGESAADVGRRADRVLARIAPLLAAADPGTDGVVVAHAHLLRVLTARYLGLPASEGRLFLLTTATVGRLSTEHGLPVIAGWNQRPGVST; encoded by the coding sequence ATGGGTGACCTTCTTCTGATCCGTCACGGCGCCACGGAGTGGAGCGCCTCGGGGCGGCACACCGGCCGCACCGATCTGCCGCTCACTCCGGACGGTGAGGCCGAGGCCCGTACGCTCGCCGCCTCCTTCTCGGGGCGCTCGTTCGCCTTCGTCCTGACCAGTCCGCTGCGCCGGGCCCGGCACACCGCCGAGCTGGCCGGGCTGCGCGGTGCCGTCGCCGACGAGGACCTCTGCGAGTGGGACTACGGCGGCTACGAGGGGCTGACCACCGCCCGGATCCAGCGGGACCGGCCCTCGTGGTCGCTGTGGCGCGACGGCGTGGCCCCGTACGCCGACGGCCGGCCCGGGGAATCCGCGGCGGACGTGGGCCGGCGCGCCGATCGGGTGCTGGCTCGGATCGCGCCGCTGCTCGCCGCCGCCGACCCCGGCACGGACGGTGTCGTGGTGGCCCACGCCCATCTGCTGCGCGTCCTCACCGCGCGCTACCTCGGGCTTCCGGCCTCCGAAGGGCGGCTGTTCCTGCTCACGACCGCGACGGTCGGACGCCTGTCGACCGAGCACGGCCTGCCCGTGATCGCGGGCTGGAACCAGCGGCCCGGCGTCAGTACGTGA
- a CDS encoding TetR/AcrR family transcriptional regulator produces MATPRSKAGTKGVPRHLRRQQMLEAATEEFGRRGYAAASLAAVAERVGVTKTLLHQYFGTKEDLYIACLTPVGDSLLDTIRTAMGEEGTTADTPLRVLRGIFVTLEGRREAWFVLYDRSLPPGGEAARTAAAYWTAIDALAADGTAGLLRTAGSTDPLDADALRHVWTDLVGTLVRWWVKHPEETPEAMTRRCARLFTVAAALAVDPASPA; encoded by the coding sequence ATGGCAACCCCCCGTTCGAAAGCCGGCACCAAGGGCGTCCCCCGGCACCTGCGTCGGCAGCAGATGCTGGAAGCCGCCACGGAAGAGTTCGGACGCCGCGGTTACGCCGCCGCCTCCCTCGCGGCCGTCGCGGAACGCGTCGGGGTCACCAAGACGCTGCTGCACCAGTACTTCGGCACCAAGGAAGACCTGTACATCGCCTGCCTGACGCCCGTCGGGGACAGCCTGCTCGACACGATCCGCACGGCCATGGGAGAGGAGGGAACCACCGCCGACACTCCCCTACGGGTGCTGCGCGGCATCTTCGTCACGCTGGAGGGACGCCGAGAGGCGTGGTTCGTCCTCTACGACCGCTCCCTGCCGCCCGGCGGCGAGGCCGCCCGCACCGCGGCGGCCTACTGGACGGCCATCGACGCGCTCGCGGCCGACGGCACCGCCGGACTGCTGCGCACCGCCGGATCCACCGACCCCCTGGACGCCGACGCGCTCCGCCACGTCTGGACGGACCTGGTCGGCACCCTCGTCCGCTGGTGGGTCAAGCATCCCGAGGAGACACCGGAGGCCATGACCCGGCGCTGTGCCCGCCTCTTCACCGTCGCCGCCGCACTCGCCGTCGACCCCGCGTCCCCCGCCTGA
- a CDS encoding FAD-binding oxidoreductase — protein MSRTNTPSVPSAPLRSWWGWGWESAHPDDAECVAMGALLPGTLARPLPVPRIADLGIGAPAVQPPASLARLTSTDPADRAAHAMGKAYRDIARALRGRPGRIPDLVAFPTGEREVADLLDWAGEHRVAVVPFGGGSSVVGGVEYRGDRHRAVLSLDLTRMDRVLEVDPEGRAARIQAGTLGPSLEKQLRPHGLTLRHFPQSFEFSTLGGWLATRAGGHYATGRTHIDDFVQSMRVVTPAGIAESWRLPASGAGPSPDRMFLGSEGALGVITEAWVRLQARPVHKASASLAFADFGAALGAVRALAQSDLAPANCRLLDSGEAALAGAARDGSAVLVLGFESADAPVDARLAQAVDLARSHGGRHEPSESGAPADEAVNAWRSAFLQMPYLRDGLARMGAVAETFETAATWDRVPALVEDVRRTVGEAALKISGHPATVNCRLTHVYPDGAAPYFTVLAAGRPGEEVAFWDELKTVASEVLHRHRATITHHHAVGRDHRPAYDRQRPHPFALALRATKATLDPHGILNPGVLVD, from the coding sequence ATGTCCCGCACGAACACACCGTCGGTTCCGTCCGCTCCCCTCCGGTCCTGGTGGGGCTGGGGATGGGAGAGCGCCCACCCCGACGACGCCGAGTGCGTGGCGATGGGCGCCCTGCTGCCCGGCACGCTGGCCCGCCCGCTCCCCGTCCCCCGAATCGCCGACCTCGGCATCGGAGCACCCGCCGTCCAGCCCCCCGCCAGCCTGGCGCGGCTGACCAGCACCGATCCGGCCGACCGCGCGGCCCACGCGATGGGCAAGGCGTACCGCGACATCGCGCGCGCCCTGCGCGGCCGTCCGGGCCGGATCCCCGACCTGGTCGCGTTCCCGACGGGGGAGCGGGAGGTGGCCGATCTCCTGGACTGGGCCGGCGAACACCGGGTCGCCGTCGTGCCCTTCGGCGGCGGGTCCTCGGTGGTGGGCGGGGTCGAATACCGGGGCGACCGCCATCGCGCGGTGCTGTCCCTCGACCTGACGAGGATGGACCGGGTACTGGAAGTCGACCCCGAGGGCAGGGCCGCCCGCATCCAGGCGGGGACGCTCGGACCGAGCCTGGAGAAGCAGCTGCGTCCGCACGGCCTGACGCTCCGGCACTTCCCGCAGAGCTTCGAGTTCTCCACGCTCGGCGGCTGGCTCGCGACCCGGGCCGGCGGCCACTACGCCACGGGACGCACGCACATCGACGACTTCGTCCAGTCGATGCGCGTGGTCACCCCGGCCGGCATCGCGGAGTCGTGGCGGCTGCCCGCCTCGGGCGCGGGCCCCTCGCCGGACCGGATGTTCCTCGGCTCGGAGGGCGCGCTGGGTGTCATCACCGAGGCATGGGTACGGCTTCAGGCCCGCCCGGTCCACAAGGCGTCCGCCTCGCTCGCCTTCGCCGACTTCGGCGCCGCGCTCGGGGCGGTCCGCGCCCTCGCACAGTCCGACCTCGCGCCCGCCAACTGCCGGCTGCTCGACTCCGGCGAGGCCGCGCTGGCCGGGGCCGCGCGGGACGGCTCGGCCGTCCTCGTCCTGGGCTTCGAATCCGCCGACGCCCCGGTCGACGCCCGGCTCGCACAGGCCGTCGACCTGGCGCGCTCCCACGGGGGCCGACACGAGCCGTCCGAGTCCGGTGCCCCCGCCGACGAGGCGGTCAACGCGTGGCGGTCGGCGTTCCTGCAGATGCCCTACCTCAGGGACGGCCTGGCGCGGATGGGCGCCGTCGCGGAAACCTTCGAGACGGCGGCCACCTGGGACCGCGTCCCCGCCCTCGTGGAGGACGTCCGCAGGACCGTCGGCGAAGCGGCCCTCAAGATCTCCGGCCATCCGGCCACCGTCAACTGCCGCCTCACACACGTCTATCCGGACGGCGCGGCACCCTACTTCACCGTCCTCGCCGCGGGCCGCCCGGGGGAGGAGGTCGCCTTCTGGGACGAGCTGAAGACGGTGGCGAGCGAGGTGCTCCACCGCCACCGGGCGACCATCACCCACCACCACGCCGTAGGCCGCGACCACCGCCCGGCCTACGACCGCCAGCGCCCCCACCCCTTCGCCCTCGCCCTCCGCGCGACGAAGGCCACCCTCGACCCCCACGGCATCCTCAACCCGGGCGTACTGGTGGACTGA
- a CDS encoding UbiA family prenyltransferase: protein MSPHDRWRDYLAPVSLYPTAVPVRATHRLSALLRSCHPEPTIAVTVFVTALSAASGQGAGGAVAAGSAVLAGQLSIGWCNDAVDAVRDTASGRRDKPLAGGALRPRTVAVAAVLALLLCVPLSLLSGVAAAAVHVTGVVAGGWAYNLVLKSTLLSPVPYAVGFASLPAFVTLGAPTPAWPAWWAVVTSALLGVGAHWVNALPDIADDLATGVRGLPQRLGPVACRRLTLVTLLAAVAVVTLGPPGEVRLPVWLCATAAGCAAAAGAAPWWPTTSRWPFRAAIAVAALAVAQLLSRGSAIA from the coding sequence ATGTCTCCTCACGACCGGTGGCGCGATTACCTTGCACCCGTGTCTCTATACCCCACTGCCGTCCCGGTGCGAGCGACACACCGGCTCTCGGCGCTGCTGCGTTCCTGTCACCCGGAGCCGACGATCGCGGTGACGGTCTTCGTCACCGCACTGTCGGCGGCGTCGGGGCAGGGAGCGGGTGGCGCCGTGGCGGCCGGCTCGGCGGTGCTCGCCGGCCAGTTGTCGATCGGGTGGTGCAACGACGCGGTGGACGCGGTCCGCGACACGGCCAGCGGTCGCCGCGACAAGCCTCTCGCGGGCGGCGCCCTGAGACCGAGGACGGTCGCCGTGGCGGCTGTGCTGGCGCTCCTCCTCTGCGTACCGCTTTCGTTGCTCAGCGGCGTGGCGGCCGCGGCTGTGCACGTGACGGGCGTGGTCGCCGGCGGGTGGGCGTACAACCTGGTCCTCAAGAGCACCTTGCTGTCGCCCGTGCCGTACGCCGTCGGGTTCGCGTCCCTGCCCGCCTTCGTCACGCTCGGCGCGCCGACCCCCGCCTGGCCTGCCTGGTGGGCCGTCGTCACGAGCGCCCTGCTCGGCGTAGGCGCCCACTGGGTGAACGCGCTGCCGGACATCGCGGACGACCTCGCGACGGGCGTGCGCGGCCTGCCGCAACGCCTAGGTCCCGTGGCCTGTCGCCGCCTCACGCTGGTCACGCTGCTGGCCGCGGTCGCGGTCGTCACCCTGGGCCCGCCCGGGGAGGTGAGGCTGCCGGTCTGGCTGTGCGCGACCGCCGCGGGCTGCGCCGCCGCCGCAGGCGCCGCCCCGTGGTGGCCCACCACCAGCCGCTGGCCCTTCCGAGCGGCAATCGCGGTGGCGGCCCTGGCGGTCGCACAACTCCTGTCCCGAGGCTCCGCCATCGCCTGA
- a CDS encoding type III polyketide synthase, whose amino-acid sequence MRVPTVPRFAPIKPPSARADDGITAPTGPDGRESVVAAVRTALPEHRYDQSELTELIGDLCLAPGADRALLRRLHGASGVRTRHLALPLDRYAAIRDFGEANAAWMTAGLELGERALTSALGAAGVSPSDVDLLVCTSITGIAAPSLDARLASRMGMRPDVKRIPVFGLGCVAGAAGLARLHDYLRGHRDDVAVLLSVELCSLTLQQRDDSAANLVAGALFGDGAAAVVAHAARADDRRPGRPTVVATRSLLYPGTEHLLGWAIGAGGFRPVVDAGIPDVVTARIGPDLRAFLSTRGLAPDDIGVWLCHPGGPRILTAVAHTLDLPEEALLSARRALAASGNMSSASVLRILEDVTTGHPPPPGSWGLMMAMGPGFCVEFVLLRW is encoded by the coding sequence ATGCGTGTCCCCACGGTCCCCCGGTTCGCTCCCATAAAGCCGCCATCTGCCCGCGCGGACGACGGCATCACCGCACCGACCGGCCCGGACGGTCGCGAGAGCGTCGTTGCCGCCGTCCGTACGGCCCTGCCCGAGCACCGGTACGACCAGAGCGAGCTCACGGAGCTGATCGGTGACCTCTGTCTCGCTCCGGGGGCGGACCGCGCCCTGCTGCGGCGACTGCACGGAGCCTCCGGGGTGCGGACCCGGCACCTCGCCCTCCCGCTCGACCGGTACGCCGCCATCCGGGACTTCGGCGAGGCGAACGCCGCATGGATGACCGCCGGCCTGGAACTCGGGGAAAGGGCACTGACGTCGGCACTCGGCGCCGCCGGGGTCTCTCCGTCGGACGTGGACCTGCTCGTGTGCACGTCCATCACCGGGATCGCCGCGCCGTCGCTCGACGCCCGGCTCGCGTCACGCATGGGGATGCGGCCGGACGTCAAGAGGATCCCCGTCTTCGGTCTCGGATGTGTGGCGGGTGCCGCCGGTCTCGCCCGGCTTCACGACTACCTGCGCGGCCACCGCGACGACGTGGCCGTGCTGCTGAGCGTCGAACTGTGCTCGCTCACCCTGCAACAGCGCGACGACTCGGCGGCCAACCTCGTCGCCGGCGCCCTCTTCGGCGACGGCGCGGCGGCGGTCGTCGCGCACGCCGCTCGCGCGGACGACCGACGGCCCGGCCGGCCGACGGTGGTGGCCACCCGCAGCCTCCTCTACCCGGGCACCGAGCACCTGCTGGGCTGGGCGATCGGGGCCGGGGGGTTCCGTCCTGTGGTGGACGCCGGCATCCCGGACGTCGTCACGGCCAGGATCGGGCCGGACCTCCGGGCCTTCCTCTCCACCCGCGGCCTGGCTCCCGATGACATCGGCGTCTGGCTCTGTCATCCCGGCGGCCCACGGATCCTCACGGCGGTGGCACACACGCTGGACCTGCCCGAGGAAGCCCTCCTCTCCGCCCGCCGTGCCCTGGCGGCCTCGGGGAACATGTCCTCCGCCTCGGTGCTGCGGATCCTGGAGGACGTCACCACCGGCCATCCGCCGCCGCCCGGCTCGTGGGGGCTGATGATGGCGATGGGCCCCGGCTTCTGTGTCGAGTTCGTCCTCCTGCGCTGGTGA
- a CDS encoding isoprenylcysteine carboxyl methyltransferase family protein codes for MLWYTLLLAAVAAERLVELAVARRNAAWTLARLGVEYGRGHYPVMVALHTGLLVSCLIEPWLLDRPFLPLLGWTMVVVVVLAQALRWWCVTTLGPYWNTRVIVVPGTRLVRAGPYRFVRHPNYVAVVAEIVALPLVHSAWLTAAAFTAANALLLAVRLRCENAALGRMIAA; via the coding sequence ATGCTGTGGTACACACTGCTCCTGGCGGCCGTCGCCGCGGAACGCCTCGTCGAACTCGCCGTCGCCCGACGCAACGCGGCCTGGACCCTCGCCCGTCTCGGAGTCGAGTACGGCCGTGGTCATTACCCGGTCATGGTGGCCCTGCACACGGGTCTGCTCGTGAGCTGTCTGATCGAGCCCTGGCTGCTGGACCGACCGTTCCTGCCGCTCCTCGGCTGGACGATGGTGGTGGTCGTCGTCCTCGCCCAGGCGCTGCGCTGGTGGTGCGTCACGACCCTGGGGCCGTACTGGAACACGCGGGTCATCGTGGTCCCGGGCACCCGACTCGTGCGGGCCGGGCCGTACCGCTTCGTGCGCCACCCGAACTACGTCGCGGTCGTGGCCGAGATCGTGGCCCTGCCCCTGGTGCACTCCGCGTGGCTGACCGCCGCCGCGTTCACCGCTGCCAACGCGCTGCTGCTCGCCGTCCGTCTCCGGTGCGAGAACGCCGCTCTGGGGCGGATGATCGCTGCGTGA
- a CDS encoding NAD(P)/FAD-dependent oxidoreductase, which translates to MTRTHDLLIAGGGPAGLATALYAVRAGFDVVLAEPRPMPVDKACGEGLMPGAVRELRALGLDVPGRPIVGIRYRQGPHQAQAEFRHGPGLGVRRTALHAVLHTAVLAAGVPVLPVRVQEVHQGARSVSDRATGVRARWLVAADGLHSPVRRSLGLGMRDAGAPRYGLRRHYAVAPPSPYVEVHWGPQGEAYVTPLGPRLLGVALLTSRRASFDEQLTGFPELAAALPRDAAVGGVRGAGPLRQKVRSRVHGRVMLVGDAAGYIDALTGEGVSLALAGARVLIDQLRRGSPRGYEAAWRRATFRHRLLTDCLVRARQHPWLADKIVPAASRLPPVFSLAVNALA; encoded by the coding sequence GTGACCCGCACACACGATCTGCTGATCGCGGGCGGCGGGCCGGCAGGGCTGGCCACCGCGCTCTACGCCGTACGGGCGGGATTCGACGTCGTACTGGCCGAGCCGCGGCCCATGCCCGTCGACAAGGCCTGCGGGGAAGGGCTGATGCCCGGGGCCGTCAGGGAACTGCGCGCGCTGGGGCTCGACGTCCCCGGGCGGCCGATCGTCGGCATCCGCTACCGGCAGGGCCCGCACCAAGCACAGGCCGAGTTTCGGCACGGCCCTGGCCTCGGAGTGCGGCGCACCGCCCTCCACGCCGTCCTGCACACGGCCGTCCTCGCCGCAGGAGTTCCCGTCCTCCCGGTGAGGGTGCAGGAGGTGCACCAGGGCGCCAGGAGCGTCTCCGACAGGGCCACGGGAGTACGCGCCCGCTGGCTCGTCGCCGCCGACGGGCTGCACTCGCCGGTGCGGCGTTCGCTCGGCCTCGGGATGCGCGACGCGGGAGCCCCGCGCTACGGGCTCCGCCGGCATTACGCGGTCGCGCCGCCTTCGCCGTACGTCGAAGTCCATTGGGGGCCTCAGGGTGAGGCGTACGTGACACCACTCGGACCACGGCTCCTGGGCGTCGCGCTCCTGACCTCCCGTCGTGCTTCCTTCGACGAGCAGCTGACCGGCTTCCCCGAACTCGCCGCCGCTCTGCCCCGAGACGCCGCCGTCGGTGGCGTGCGAGGCGCGGGCCCCCTCCGCCAGAAGGTCCGCAGTCGCGTCCATGGGCGCGTCATGCTCGTGGGCGACGCGGCCGGATACATCGACGCCCTGACCGGCGAGGGCGTCTCACTGGCCCTCGCCGGTGCCAGAGTGCTGATCGATCAGCTGCGCCGCGGCTCCCCACGGGGTTACGAGGCCGCGTGGCGGCGCGCGACCTTCCGGCACCGGCTTCTGACCGACTGCCTGGTGCGGGCTCGGCAGCACCCCTGGCTGGCAGACAAGATCGTGCCGGCCGCCTCCCGGCTTCCCCCCGTCTTCAGCCTCGCGGTGAACGCGCTCGCCTGA
- a CDS encoding iron-containing redox enzyme family protein codes for MTPPGASATATPAGPRLVAGRGDLSSAVERALRTGRPPAYTEASVRRADPWGEDLQLALYLLYELHYRGFEGVADEREWDPDLLRLRRELENLFHHALRTALTDAPRSVDEAFAPLLVEPVDPADSLSRHLETEGELWQLREYAALRSLYHLKEADPHAWVIPRLTGRAKVAMAAVEYDEFGAGDPRRLHARLFAELMTDLDLDPAYGHYLDHADASALATVNLMSLFGLHRSLRGALVGHFACVEITSSPGSRRLAKAMRRCGAGPAAERFYTEHVEADAVHEQVVRHEVVGGLLADEPALEPDVAFGCAATVLLEDRLGAHVREAWASGKSALRSSLTPVESRAEA; via the coding sequence ATGACCCCGCCCGGCGCAAGCGCCACGGCCACCCCTGCCGGTCCCCGCCTCGTCGCGGGGCGCGGTGACCTGTCGTCCGCCGTGGAGCGGGCCCTGCGGACCGGGCGCCCGCCCGCGTACACCGAGGCAAGCGTCCGGCGGGCTGACCCCTGGGGGGAGGACCTGCAGCTCGCGCTCTACCTTCTTTACGAGCTGCACTACCGGGGCTTCGAGGGTGTCGCCGACGAACGGGAATGGGACCCGGACCTGCTGCGGCTGCGGCGGGAGCTGGAGAACCTGTTTCACCACGCCTTGCGCACCGCCCTGACCGACGCGCCGCGATCCGTCGACGAGGCCTTCGCCCCGTTGCTCGTCGAACCGGTGGATCCGGCCGACAGCCTCAGCCGCCACCTGGAAACCGAGGGCGAACTCTGGCAGTTGCGCGAGTACGCGGCCCTGCGCTCCCTCTACCACCTCAAGGAGGCGGACCCGCACGCCTGGGTCATCCCGCGGCTGACCGGTCGCGCCAAGGTCGCGATGGCGGCCGTCGAGTACGACGAGTTCGGCGCCGGTGACCCCCGCCGGCTCCACGCGCGGCTCTTCGCGGAGCTCATGACCGACCTCGACCTCGACCCGGCGTACGGCCATTACCTGGACCACGCCGACGCCTCGGCGCTCGCGACGGTCAACCTGATGTCCCTCTTCGGGCTGCACCGGTCCCTGCGCGGAGCCCTGGTCGGCCATTTCGCCTGTGTGGAGATCACGTCCTCACCCGGCTCCCGCAGGCTCGCCAAGGCCATGCGGCGCTGTGGCGCGGGGCCGGCCGCCGAACGCTTCTACACCGAGCACGTCGAGGCCGATGCCGTCCACGAGCAGGTCGTACGACATGAGGTCGTCGGCGGGCTGCTCGCCGACGAGCCCGCACTGGAGCCGGACGTCGCCTTCGGGTGTGCCGCGACCGTACTCCTGGAGGACCGGCTCGGCGCACATGTGCGCGAAGCCTGGGCGTCGGGGAAGTCGGCACTGCGCAGCTCCCTGACGCCCGTGGAGTCGAGAGCTGAAGCGTGA
- a CDS encoding CDGSH iron-sulfur domain-containing protein, translated as MPNTSDHAYPAAGPGTAAAPPDRARRVTPDPQGPVLVEGPVEVALDDGTLARSDRFMVAVCTCRRSRSYPWCDTSHRPRARDGASPEGRSLR; from the coding sequence GTGCCGAACACCTCTGACCACGCGTATCCCGCCGCCGGCCCCGGGACCGCCGCCGCGCCACCGGACCGCGCCCGCCGGGTGACCCCGGACCCCCAGGGCCCGGTCCTCGTGGAGGGCCCGGTGGAGGTCGCGCTCGACGACGGGACCCTGGCCCGGTCCGATCGGTTCATGGTCGCGGTGTGCACCTGTCGCCGCAGCCGCTCGTACCCCTGGTGCGACACCAGTCACCGCCCCCGCGCGCGAGACGGCGCATCCCCCGAAGGCAGGAGCCTCCGATGA